In Astatotilapia calliptera chromosome 23, fAstCal1.2, whole genome shotgun sequence, a genomic segment contains:
- the tbl1xr1a gene encoding F-box-like/WD repeat-containing protein TBL1XR1a, with product MSISSDEVNFLVYRYLQESGFSHSAFTFGIESHISQSNINGALVPPAALISIIQKGLQYVEAEVSINEDGTLFDGRPIESLSLIDAVMPDVVQTRQQAYRDKMAQQQAAASAPASTTGGTIAGNAKNGENTANGEENGAHALANNHADLMEVDGDVEIPQNKAMVLRGHESEVFICAWNPVSDLLASGSGDSTARIWNLSENSTSSSTQLVLRHCIREGGQDVPSNKDVTSLDWNSEGTLLATGSYDGFARIWTKDGNLASTLGQHKGPIFALKWNKKGNFILSAGVDKTTIIWDAHTGEAKQQFPFHSAPALDVDWQSNNTFASCSTDMCIHVCKLGQDRPIKTFQGHTNEVNAIKWDPTGNLLASCSDDMTLKIWSMKQDACVHDLQAHSKEIYTIKWSPTGPGTNNPSANLMLASASFDSTVRLWDVDRGICIHTLTKHQEPVYSVAFSPDGRHLASGSFDKCVHIWNTQTGALVHSYRGTGGIFEVCWNAAGDKVGASASDGSVCVLDLRK from the exons ATGAGCATTAGCAGTGATGAGGTCAACTTCCTGGTCTACAGATACCTACAGGAGTCAG GGTTCTCCCACTCAGCATTTACCTTTGGCATAGAGAGCCACATTAGCCAGTCCAACATCAATGGTGCTCTGGTTCCCCCTGCTGCCCTGATCAGCATCATCCAGAAGGGCCTGCAGTACGTGGAGGCTGAAGTCAGCATAAATGAG GACGGCACGCTATTTGACGGCCGGCCCATTGAGTCCCTGTCCCTGATCGATGCGGTGATGCCGGATGTCGTTCAGACGAGGCAGCAGGCTTACCGGGACAAAATGGCCCAGCAGCAGGCTGCAGCTTCAGCGCCGGCGTCGACCACTGGGGGCACTATCGCTGGCAATGCCAAGAACGGAGAGAATACTGCCAATGGGGAGGAGAATGGAGCCCATGCCTTAGCAA ATAATCATGCTGACCTGATGGAAGTGGACGGCGATGTAGAGATCCCTCAGAACAAAGCCATGGTCTTGAGGGGCCATGAGTCAGAAGTCTTTATTTGTGCCTGGAACCCAGTCAGCGATCTGCTGGCATCAGG gtcTGGCGATTCGACGGCTCGTATTTGGAACCTGAGTGAGAACAGTACAAGCAGCTCCACACAGCTGGTCCTGAGGCATTGCATACGAGAGGGAGGACAAGATGTCCCCAGCAACAAAGACGTCACCTCACTAGACTGGAAT aGCGAGGGCACACTGTTAGCGACGGGCTCTTATGACGGCTTTGCCAGAATATGGACAAAAGATG GTAACCTGGCCAGTACTCTCGGCCAGCACAAAGGTCCCATCTTTGCCCTTAAGTGGAACAAAAAAGGCAATTTTATCCTGAGCGCAGGCGTAGACAAG ACAACAATCATATGGGATGCCCATACAGGAGAAGCCAAACAACAGTTTCCTTTCCACTCAG CTCCGGCACTTGACGTGGACTGGCAGAGTAACAACACGTTCGCCTCCTGTAGTACAGACATGTGCATCCACGTCTGTAAACTGGGGCAGGACCGACCCATTAAAACATTCCAGGGACACACA AACGAAGTAAATGCAATCAAGTGGGATCCCACAGGAAACCTCCTAGCCTCCTGCTCAGATGATATGACGCTGAAG ATCTGGAGTATGAAGCAGGACGCCTGTGTCCACGACCTGCAGGCACACAGCAAAGAAATCTACACCATCAAATGGAGTCCCACTGGCCCTGGAACAAACAATCCCAGCGCTAACCTCATGCtagccag CGCATCATTTGATTCCACCGTCCGTCTTTGGGACGTGGATAGAGGCATCTGTATTCACACGCTGACCAAACACCAGGAGCCCGTCTACAGCGTGGCTTTCAGCCCTGATGGTCGCCATCTGGCTAGCGGCTCCTTTGACAAATGCGTGCACATCTGGAATACACAG ACGGGAGCTTTAGTCCACAGTTACAGAGGGACAGGGGGAATCTTTGAGGTTTGCTGGAATGCAGCGGGGGATAAAGTGGGAGCCAGCGCATCAGACGGATCT GTGTGTGTATTAGACCTTCGGAAATAG